One part of the Eulemur rufifrons isolate Redbay chromosome 16, OSU_ERuf_1, whole genome shotgun sequence genome encodes these proteins:
- the PHC1 gene encoding polyhomeotic-like protein 1 isoform X6, translating into METESEQNSNSTNGSSSSGGSSRPQIAQMSLYERQAVQALQALQRQPNAAQYFHQFMLQQQLSNAQLHSLAAVQQATIAASRQASSPNTSTSQQQTTTTQASINLATTSAAQLISRSQSVSSPSATTLTQSVLLGNTTSPPLNQSQAQMYLRPQLGNILQVNRTLGRNVPLASQLILMPNGAVAAVQQEVPSAQSPGVHADADQVQNLAVRNQQASAQGSQMQGSTQKAIPPGASPVSSLSQASSQALAVAQASSGASGQSLNLSQAGGGSGNSIPGSMGPGGGGQAPGGLGQLPSSGMGGGSCPRKGTGVVQPLPAAQTVTVSQGSQTEAENAAAKKAEADGSGQQNVGMNLTRTATPAPSQTLISSATYTQIQPHSLIQQQQQIHLQQKQVVIQQQIAIHHQQQFQHRQSQLLHTATHLQLAQQQQQQQQQQQQQQQQQQQQQQQQQQATTLTAPQPPQVPPTQQECPPTLAPGMTLAPIQGTAHVVKGGATTSSPVVAQVPASFYMQSVHLPGKPQTLAVKRKAESEEDRDDVSTLSSILPAKVSPVAESPKVMEEKSSLGEKAEPVAVNANTPSSELVALTSAPSVPPPTLAMVSRQMGDSKPPQAIVKPQILTHIIEGFVIQEGAEPFPVGCSQLLKESEKPLQAGLPTGLNENQSSGPLGGDSPSAELDKKANLLKCEYCGKYAPAEQFRGSKRFCSMTCAKRYNVSCSHQFRLKRKKMKEFQEANYARVRRRGPRRSSSDIARAKIQGKRHRGQEDSSRGSDNSSYDEALSPTSPGPLSVRAGHGERDLGNPNIAPPTPELHGINPVFLSSNPSRWSVEEVYEFIASLQGCQEIAEEFRSQEIDGQALLLLKEEHLMSAMNIKLGPALKICAKINVLKET; encoded by the exons ATGGAGACTGAGAGTGAGCAGAACTCCAACTCCACTAATGGGAGTTCCAGCTCAGGTGGCAGCTCTCGGCCCCAGATAGCTCAAATGTCACTGTATGAACGACAAGCAGTACAG GCTCTGCAGGCACTGCAGCGGCAGCCCAATGCGGCTCAGTATTTCCACCAGTTCATGCTCCAGCAGCAGCTCAGTAATGCCCAGCTGCATAGCCTGGCTGCCGTCCAGCAG GCCACAATTGCAGCCAGTCGGCAGGCCAGCTCCCCAAACACCAGCACCagccagcagcagaccaccaccACCCAGGCCTCA ATCAATCTGGCTACCACGTCAGCTGCCCAGCTCATCAGCCGATCCCAGAGTGTGAGCTCTCCCAGTGCTACCACCTTGACCCAATCTGTGCTACTGGGGAacaccacctccccacccctcaacCAGTCCCAGGCCCAGATGTATCTACGG CCACAGCTGGGAAACATATTGCAGGTAAACCGAACCCTGGGCCGGAATGTGCCTCTAGCCTCCCAACTCATCCTGATGCCCAATGGGGCAGTGGCTGCAGTCCAGCAGGAGGTACCATCTGCACAGTCTCCTGGAGTTCATGCAGATGCAGATCAG GTGCAGAACTTGGCAGTGAGGAACCAACAAGCCTCGGCCCAAGGATCCCAAATGCAAGGCTCCACTCAGAAGGCCATTCCTCCTGGAGCCTCTCCTGTGTCTAGCCTCTCTCAGGCCTCTAGCCAGGCCCTAGCTGTGGCACAGGCCTCCTCTGGGGCCTCAGGCCAGTCCCTCAACCTTAGTCAAGCTGGTGGAGGTAGTGGGAATAGCATCCCAGGGTCCATGGGTCCAGGTGGAGGTGGCCAGGCCCCTGGGGGTTTGGGTCAGTTGCCTTCCTCAGGAATGGGCGGTGGGAGCTGTCCCAGGAAGGGCACAGGAGTAGTGCAGCCCCTGCCTGCAGCCCAGACAGTGACTGTGAGCCAGGGCAGCCAGACAGAGGCAGAAAATGCAGCAGCCAAGAAGGCAGAAGCAGATGGGAGTGGTCAGCAGAACGTGGGGATGAACCTGACACGGACAGCCACACCTGCGCCCAGCCAGACGCTTATTAGCTCAG CCACCTACACACAGATCCAGCCCCATTCCCTGATTCAGCAACAGCAGCAGATCCACCTCCAGCAGAAACAGGTGGTGATCCAGCAGCAGATTGCCATCCACCACCAGCAACAGTTCCAGCACCGCCAGTCCCAGCTCCTTCACACAGCTACGCACCTCCAGttggcccagcagcagcagcaacagcagcagcagcagcagcaacagcagcagcagcagcagcagcagcagcagcagcagcagcaagccaCAACCCTCACTGCCCCTCAGCCACCACAGGTCCCACCTACTCAGCAG GAGTGCCCTCCTACGTTGGCCCCTGGGATGACCCTTGCTCCTATACAGGGGACAGCACATGTTGTAAAGGGTGGGGCTACCACCTCCTCACCCGTTGTAGCCCAGGTCCCCGCTTCCTTCTACATGCAGTCTGTACACTTGCCG GGTAAACCCCAGACTTTGGCTGTCAAACGCAAAGCTGAGTCTGAGGAGGACAGAGATGATGTCTCCACATTGAGTTCAATACTTCCTGCTAAGGTATCTCCAGTGGCAGAGAGCCCAAAGGTCATGGAGGAGAAGAGCAGTCTTGGAG AGAAAGCTGAACCAGTGGCCGTGAATGCTAATACCCCAAGCAGTGAACTAGTAGCCTTGACCTCTGCCCCATCAGTACCACCTCCTACACTAGCCATGGTTTCCAGACAGATGGGTGACTCAAAACCCCCACAGGCCATTGTGAAGCCCCAGATTCTCACCCACATCATTGAAGGCTTTGTTATCCAGGAAGGAGCAGAACCTTTCCCG GTGGGTTGTTCTCAGTTACTGAAGGAGTCTGAGAAGCCACTCCAGGCTGGCCTTCCAACGGGGCTGAATGAGAATCAGTCCAGTGGCCCCTTGGGAGGGGACAGCCCATCTGCTG AATTAGATAAGAAGGCGAATCTCCTGAAGTGCGAGTACTGTGGGAAGTACGCCCCTGCAGAGCAGTTCCGTGGCTCCAAGAGGTTCTGCTCCATGACTTGCGCTAAGAG GTACAATGTGAGCTGTAGTCATCAGTTCCggctgaagaggaaaaaaatgaaagagtttcAAGAAGCCAACTATGCTCGTGTTCGCAGGCGTGGACCCCGCCGCAGCTCCTCTGACATTGCCCGTGCTAAGATTCAGGGCAAGCGCCACCGG gGTCAAGAGGACTCTAGCCGGGGTTCAGATAATTCCAGTTATGATGAAGCACTCTCCCCAACATCTCCTGGGCCTTTATCAGTAAGAGCTGGGCATGGAGAACGTGATCTGGGGAACCCCAATATAGCTCCACCTACACCGGAATTGCATGGCATCAACCCTGTGTTCCTGTCCAGTAATCCCAGCCGTTGGAGTGTAGAGGAGGTGTACGAGTTTATCGCTTCTCTCCAAG GTTGCCAAGAGATTGCAGAGGAGTTTCGCTCCCAGGAGATTGATGGACAGGCCCTTTTATTACTTAAAGAAGAACATCTTATGAGTGCCATGAACATCaagctgggccctgccctcaagATCTGCGCTAAGATAAACGTCCTCAAGGAGACCTAA
- the PHC1 gene encoding polyhomeotic-like protein 1 isoform X4, producing METESEQNSNSTNGSSSSGGSSRPQIAQMSLYERQAVQATIAASRQASSPNTSTSQQQTTTTQASINLATTSAAQLISRSQSVSSPSATTLTQSVLLGNTTSPPLNQSQAQMYLRPQLGNILQVNRTLGRNVPLASQLILMPNGAVAAVQQEVPSAQSPGVHADADQVQNLAVRNQQASAQGSQMQGSTQKAIPPGASPVSSLSQASSQALAVAQASSGASGQSLNLSQAGGGSGNSIPGSMGPGGGGQAPGGLGQLPSSGMGGGSCPRKGTGVVQPLPAAQTVTVSQGSQTEAENAAAKKAEADGSGQQNVGMNLTRTATPAPSQTLISSATYTQIQPHSLIQQQQQIHLQQKQVVIQQQIAIHHQQQFQHRQSQLLHTATHLQLAQQQQQQQQQQQQQQQQQQQQQQQQQQATTLTAPQPPQVPPTQQVPPSQSQQQAQTLVVQPMLQSSSLSLPPDPTPKPPIPIQSKPPVAPIKPPQLGAAKMSATQQPPPHIPVQVVGTRQPGTAQAQALGLAQLAAAVPTSRGMPGTVQPSQAHFAPSPPSSQAPGALQECPPTLAPGMTLAPIQGTAHVVKGGATTSSPVVAQVPASFYMQSVHLPGKPQTLAVKRKAESEEDRDDVSTLSSILPAKVSPVAESPKVMEEKSSLGEKAEPVAVNANTPSSELVALTSAPSVPPPTLAMVSRQMGDSKPPQAIVKPQILTHIIEGFVIQEGAEPFPVGCSQLLKESEKPLQAGLPTGLNENQSSGPLGGDSPSAELDKKANLLKCEYCGKYAPAEQFRGSKRFCSMTCAKRYNVSCSHQFRLKRKKMKEFQEANYARVRRRGPRRSSSDIARAKIQGKRHRGQEDSSRGSDNSSYDEALSPTSPGPLSVRAGHGERDLGNPNIAPPTPELHGINPVFLSSNPSRWSVEEVYEFIASLQGCQEIAEEFRSQEIDGQALLLLKEEHLMSAMNIKLGPALKICAKINVLKET from the exons ATGGAGACTGAGAGTGAGCAGAACTCCAACTCCACTAATGGGAGTTCCAGCTCAGGTGGCAGCTCTCGGCCCCAGATAGCTCAAATGTCACTGTATGAACGACAAGCAGTACAG GCCACAATTGCAGCCAGTCGGCAGGCCAGCTCCCCAAACACCAGCACCagccagcagcagaccaccaccACCCAGGCCTCA ATCAATCTGGCTACCACGTCAGCTGCCCAGCTCATCAGCCGATCCCAGAGTGTGAGCTCTCCCAGTGCTACCACCTTGACCCAATCTGTGCTACTGGGGAacaccacctccccacccctcaacCAGTCCCAGGCCCAGATGTATCTACGG CCACAGCTGGGAAACATATTGCAGGTAAACCGAACCCTGGGCCGGAATGTGCCTCTAGCCTCCCAACTCATCCTGATGCCCAATGGGGCAGTGGCTGCAGTCCAGCAGGAGGTACCATCTGCACAGTCTCCTGGAGTTCATGCAGATGCAGATCAG GTGCAGAACTTGGCAGTGAGGAACCAACAAGCCTCGGCCCAAGGATCCCAAATGCAAGGCTCCACTCAGAAGGCCATTCCTCCTGGAGCCTCTCCTGTGTCTAGCCTCTCTCAGGCCTCTAGCCAGGCCCTAGCTGTGGCACAGGCCTCCTCTGGGGCCTCAGGCCAGTCCCTCAACCTTAGTCAAGCTGGTGGAGGTAGTGGGAATAGCATCCCAGGGTCCATGGGTCCAGGTGGAGGTGGCCAGGCCCCTGGGGGTTTGGGTCAGTTGCCTTCCTCAGGAATGGGCGGTGGGAGCTGTCCCAGGAAGGGCACAGGAGTAGTGCAGCCCCTGCCTGCAGCCCAGACAGTGACTGTGAGCCAGGGCAGCCAGACAGAGGCAGAAAATGCAGCAGCCAAGAAGGCAGAAGCAGATGGGAGTGGTCAGCAGAACGTGGGGATGAACCTGACACGGACAGCCACACCTGCGCCCAGCCAGACGCTTATTAGCTCAG CCACCTACACACAGATCCAGCCCCATTCCCTGATTCAGCAACAGCAGCAGATCCACCTCCAGCAGAAACAGGTGGTGATCCAGCAGCAGATTGCCATCCACCACCAGCAACAGTTCCAGCACCGCCAGTCCCAGCTCCTTCACACAGCTACGCACCTCCAGttggcccagcagcagcagcaacagcagcagcagcagcagcaacagcagcagcagcagcagcagcagcagcagcagcagcagcaagccaCAACCCTCACTGCCCCTCAGCCACCACAGGTCCCACCTACTCAGCAGGTCCCACCCTCCCAGTCACAGCAGCAAGCCCAAACCCTGGTTGTTCAACCCATGCTTCAGTCTTCATCCCTGTCCCTTCCACCTGACCCAACCCCCAAGCCACCAATTCCTATCCAATCCAAACCACCTGTGGCACCTATTAAGCCTCCTCAGTTAGGGGCTGCTAAGATGTCAGCTACCCAGCAACCACCACCCCATATTCCTGTGCAAGTTGTAGGCACCCGACAGCCAGGTACAGCCCAGGCACAGGCTTTGGGGTTGGCACAGCTGGCAGCTGCTGTACCTACTTCCCGGGGGATGCCGGGTACAGTTCAGCCTAGTCAGGCCCATTTTGCCCCCTCGCCACCTTCATCCCAGGCTCCTGGTGCACTTCAGGAGTGCCCTCCTACGTTGGCCCCTGGGATGACCCTTGCTCCTATACAGGGGACAGCACATGTTGTAAAGGGTGGGGCTACCACCTCCTCACCCGTTGTAGCCCAGGTCCCCGCTTCCTTCTACATGCAGTCTGTACACTTGCCG GGTAAACCCCAGACTTTGGCTGTCAAACGCAAAGCTGAGTCTGAGGAGGACAGAGATGATGTCTCCACATTGAGTTCAATACTTCCTGCTAAGGTATCTCCAGTGGCAGAGAGCCCAAAGGTCATGGAGGAGAAGAGCAGTCTTGGAG AGAAAGCTGAACCAGTGGCCGTGAATGCTAATACCCCAAGCAGTGAACTAGTAGCCTTGACCTCTGCCCCATCAGTACCACCTCCTACACTAGCCATGGTTTCCAGACAGATGGGTGACTCAAAACCCCCACAGGCCATTGTGAAGCCCCAGATTCTCACCCACATCATTGAAGGCTTTGTTATCCAGGAAGGAGCAGAACCTTTCCCG GTGGGTTGTTCTCAGTTACTGAAGGAGTCTGAGAAGCCACTCCAGGCTGGCCTTCCAACGGGGCTGAATGAGAATCAGTCCAGTGGCCCCTTGGGAGGGGACAGCCCATCTGCTG AATTAGATAAGAAGGCGAATCTCCTGAAGTGCGAGTACTGTGGGAAGTACGCCCCTGCAGAGCAGTTCCGTGGCTCCAAGAGGTTCTGCTCCATGACTTGCGCTAAGAG GTACAATGTGAGCTGTAGTCATCAGTTCCggctgaagaggaaaaaaatgaaagagtttcAAGAAGCCAACTATGCTCGTGTTCGCAGGCGTGGACCCCGCCGCAGCTCCTCTGACATTGCCCGTGCTAAGATTCAGGGCAAGCGCCACCGG gGTCAAGAGGACTCTAGCCGGGGTTCAGATAATTCCAGTTATGATGAAGCACTCTCCCCAACATCTCCTGGGCCTTTATCAGTAAGAGCTGGGCATGGAGAACGTGATCTGGGGAACCCCAATATAGCTCCACCTACACCGGAATTGCATGGCATCAACCCTGTGTTCCTGTCCAGTAATCCCAGCCGTTGGAGTGTAGAGGAGGTGTACGAGTTTATCGCTTCTCTCCAAG GTTGCCAAGAGATTGCAGAGGAGTTTCGCTCCCAGGAGATTGATGGACAGGCCCTTTTATTACTTAAAGAAGAACATCTTATGAGTGCCATGAACATCaagctgggccctgccctcaagATCTGCGCTAAGATAAACGTCCTCAAGGAGACCTAA